A window of Candidatus Xiphinematobacter sp. Idaho Grape contains these coding sequences:
- a CDS encoding glycosyltransferase family 4 protein, with the protein MRIALARRGYSSTGGAEAYLSRLVQGLVDNGEEVRLYSSDKWPVRAWPYGKVCYIPGDTPLRFARALHAQKRDFDCLLSLERVLRCDVYRAGDGVHASWLRRRKKFEPAWKAWFRSLNSKHMEILRLERSAFDPYRTALVIANSQMVLEEILKYYDFPRERILLIPNGFQPQPASSRDRMRIRNQYGLSSKETVVLFAGTGWKRKGLRFAVQAIYALKGQAKLLVVGQGPSKKYALPHTIFAGPTSCIAPFYAAADIFLLPTIYDPSSNACLEALASGLPVITTFSNGFSELLENEELGNAVEVGDVGSLTAALERWLPQEKRTAGRYMRIETAATFSVEKNVRRTLDAIRIAVSLQIWTSSFTSPE; encoded by the coding sequence ATGAGGATAGCCTTAGCCCGTCGTGGCTATTCTTCCACTGGTGGGGCGGAAGCATACCTATCTCGGTTGGTACAAGGGTTGGTAGATAATGGGGAGGAGGTGAGGCTTTACAGCTCAGATAAGTGGCCTGTGAGGGCATGGCCTTACGGTAAAGTTTGCTACATTCCTGGCGATACTCCCCTAAGATTTGCGCGTGCCCTTCATGCTCAAAAACGAGACTTTGACTGTCTATTGAGCCTGGAAAGAGTCTTAAGGTGCGATGTTTACCGTGCAGGGGATGGGGTACATGCATCTTGGCTACGTAGGAGAAAAAAGTTTGAGCCTGCGTGGAAAGCCTGGTTCCGTTCTCTTAATTCCAAGCACATGGAGATTTTAAGACTAGAACGGTCTGCTTTCGATCCCTATCGTACGGCGCTGGTAATTGCAAACTCACAGATGGTTCTGGAAGAGATTCTAAAGTACTATGACTTTCCAAGGGAGCGTATTTTGCTGATTCCAAATGGGTTTCAGCCTCAACCAGCTTCCTCAAGGGATCGCATGCGTATCCGAAACCAGTATGGTCTGTCTTCTAAAGAAACAGTAGTGCTTTTTGCCGGAACTGGTTGGAAACGTAAGGGATTACGCTTTGCAGTACAAGCGATCTATGCTTTGAAGGGGCAAGCAAAATTGCTGGTAGTAGGGCAAGGGCCCTCAAAAAAATATGCTCTTCCCCACACCATATTCGCTGGGCCCACCTCCTGTATTGCTCCGTTTTATGCAGCAGCAGACATTTTTCTTCTACCAACTATTTACGATCCCTCTTCAAATGCATGCCTGGAGGCACTTGCATCGGGGTTGCCAGTAATTACTACATTTTCCAATGGTTTTTCAGAGCTGCTCGAAAATGAGGAGCTTGGAAATGCAGTAGAGGTTGGCGATGTAGGCAGCCTTACTGCAGCATTAGAGCGATGGTTGCCGCAAGAGAAGCGTACAGCTGGCCGATACATGAGGATAGAGACCGCGGCAACCTTTTCCGTCGAAAAAAATGTGCGAAGAACTCTGGACGCGATTAGAATCGCGGTCAGCCTCCAAATTTGGACGTCAAGCTTTACTTCACCTGAGTAG
- a CDS encoding aspartate aminotransferase family protein, with amino-acid sequence MTRPPTPTTRELTYRYVLPTYNRFELEILRGSGCRLWTETGRELLDFGAGIAVCSLGHAHPRVTEAVIKQASRLVHTSNLYYTRPQAELARRLVGIVGAEGKVFFCNSGSEANEGLIKLSRKFGSFSGNRHEIITFSGSFHGRTLASISATGQDKVKQGFFPLVSGFIHVPYGDLESTSAAIQPQTVAILVEPVQGEGGIHISGKAFLQGLRTLCNEHNLLLLFDEVQCGIGRTGKWCGWKSVGCNAVFPDGVSWAKGIANGFPLGAFWVSACTKGKIGPLCDLLGPGSHGSTYGGNPVSCAAALTVLRVIEEEQLLKNALELGALFYKKLTNISCPVITDIRALGLMVGVETSLAASPNDRRTPAVRLADALIKEGLLAIPAGRQVLRFLPPLNVRQCEIEEAVEKFIQALSGQKACGPLS; translated from the coding sequence ATGACTCGCCCTCCTACCCCTACTACGCGCGAGCTAACCTATCGTTACGTTCTTCCTACGTATAACCGCTTTGAGCTGGAGATCTTAAGAGGATCTGGATGCAGACTCTGGACAGAAACCGGCCGAGAACTGCTAGACTTTGGAGCAGGCATTGCTGTCTGCTCGCTTGGTCACGCACATCCGCGTGTTACAGAAGCTGTTATCAAGCAAGCAAGCAGGCTTGTCCATACATCCAATCTGTACTACACTCGCCCTCAGGCTGAATTAGCTCGCCGATTAGTAGGTATCGTTGGAGCTGAGGGGAAGGTTTTTTTTTGTAACAGTGGATCGGAGGCAAATGAAGGACTCATCAAATTAAGCAGAAAGTTTGGGAGCTTCTCTGGAAATCGGCACGAAATTATTACCTTTAGCGGCTCTTTTCATGGACGTACGTTGGCCAGCATTTCTGCAACGGGACAAGATAAAGTTAAACAAGGGTTCTTCCCATTAGTAAGTGGATTCATCCACGTTCCCTACGGGGACCTTGAGTCAACTAGCGCTGCTATCCAACCGCAAACCGTTGCCATTCTCGTTGAACCCGTACAGGGGGAAGGCGGTATCCATATTTCTGGCAAAGCATTCCTTCAAGGTCTGCGCACGCTCTGCAACGAGCACAACCTACTACTTCTTTTCGATGAAGTACAGTGCGGTATTGGCCGCACTGGAAAGTGGTGCGGATGGAAGAGCGTTGGATGTAATGCAGTATTTCCTGATGGTGTGAGTTGGGCTAAGGGCATTGCTAATGGATTTCCACTGGGAGCCTTTTGGGTTAGCGCCTGCACAAAGGGAAAAATAGGGCCGCTCTGTGATCTATTGGGTCCTGGGTCACACGGGAGTACTTATGGAGGAAATCCGGTCTCCTGTGCAGCAGCTCTCACTGTTCTAAGAGTAATTGAGGAAGAACAGCTTCTCAAAAATGCTCTGGAATTAGGGGCCCTCTTCTACAAAAAGCTTACCAACATTTCCTGTCCAGTCATCACAGATATCCGTGCTCTCGGACTCATGGTAGGTGTAGAAACTAGTTTGGCGGCATCTCCTAATGATCGGCGCACCCCAGCTGTCCGCCTTGCAGATGCCCTTATCAAAGAGGGGCTCTTAGCTATCCCAGCTGGAAGGCAGGTCCTGCGGTTTCTACCTCCTCTCAATGTTCGACAATGTGAAATTGAGGAAGCAGTAGAAAAATTCATACAAGCTCTTTCCGGTCAAAAAGCTTGCGGTCCCCTTTCATGA
- a CDS encoding ExbD/TolR family protein, which yields MRRFSSKFQPSIVGELNVTPLLDLAFVLLIVFMVATPFMENNLDLLVPTGSSAKKNTPVNQVQTIKVRRDSSLIFNGKHVTAEELETQLRALYAKDPEIAIIIHAHKELSVQRLVYIVDLLGRVGISKVGVVARQEKHSSYKL from the coding sequence GTGAGAAGATTTTCTTCAAAGTTTCAACCCTCCATTGTTGGAGAACTCAATGTCACCCCATTACTAGACCTGGCATTTGTCCTCCTGATCGTTTTTATGGTTGCTACGCCATTCATGGAGAACAATCTGGACTTACTCGTTCCAACCGGCTCCTCTGCTAAGAAAAACACGCCGGTGAATCAAGTGCAAACTATCAAGGTCCGACGGGACTCCAGCCTGATTTTTAACGGAAAGCACGTTACTGCTGAGGAATTGGAAACGCAACTCCGCGCCTTGTATGCCAAGGATCCTGAAATCGCCATCATAATCCACGCTCATAAGGAGCTCTCTGTCCAAAGACTTGTCTACATTGTGGATTTGCTTGGTCGAGTCGGTATTTCCAAGGTAGGGGTGGTCGCCCGCCAAGAAAAGCACAGCAGCTACAAGCTATAA
- the argF gene encoding ornithine carbamoyltransferase, producing the protein MIMKNLFSIQSLSQEQIADIVERAAIMKLKRGCHSSYPLAGQIWALLFSRASTRTRISFETGIRELGGDVLFLATSDLQLGRGEPIRDTARVFGRMVHGVVIRTPRQEEVEEFAKFSGLPTLNALTDTEHPCQILSDLFTIQESFGSLRGLRVCFVGDGNCNVACSWIWAATRLRFPLHIAAPPPYQPAAAVRHLVDPSIVSITDDPYMAARGANVLYTDVWVSMGKEKEIDSRSVQLEGYQINQKTLSKALPGALVMHCLPAHRGKEITEEIFEAHSETIFRQAENRLHTQKAILEWAVQNS; encoded by the coding sequence ATGATCATGAAAAACCTCTTTTCCATTCAATCCCTTTCGCAGGAGCAAATTGCTGATATTGTAGAACGGGCGGCAATAATGAAGCTTAAACGTGGTTGTCATTCCTCTTACCCATTAGCAGGGCAGATCTGGGCCTTGCTCTTTTCTAGAGCCTCCACAAGAACGCGCATCAGCTTCGAAACTGGTATTCGAGAGCTTGGAGGAGATGTGTTGTTTCTAGCTACAAGCGACCTTCAATTGGGACGCGGTGAGCCTATCCGAGATACCGCTCGTGTATTTGGGCGTATGGTTCATGGAGTCGTCATCCGTACGCCACGACAGGAGGAGGTGGAGGAGTTTGCTAAATTTTCTGGCCTACCTACACTTAACGCTTTGACCGATACGGAGCACCCTTGCCAAATTTTGTCTGACCTTTTTACCATTCAGGAAAGCTTTGGTAGCCTTCGTGGGCTTCGTGTTTGTTTTGTAGGGGATGGAAACTGTAATGTAGCGTGTTCTTGGATTTGGGCAGCAACCCGGCTTAGATTTCCACTCCACATAGCGGCTCCCCCTCCATATCAACCTGCAGCTGCGGTACGCCACTTAGTAGATCCTTCCATTGTTAGCATAACAGATGATCCCTACATGGCCGCTCGGGGAGCTAATGTACTTTATACAGATGTGTGGGTAAGCATGGGAAAAGAGAAAGAGATCGACAGCCGTTCTGTTCAACTAGAAGGTTATCAAATTAACCAGAAGACTCTTTCTAAGGCCTTGCCGGGGGCACTTGTCATGCATTGTCTGCCTGCCCATCGGGGCAAAGAGATTACAGAGGAAATTTTTGAAGCCCACTCTGAAACCATATTTCGCCAGGCAGAGAATCGTCTGCATACTCAGAAAGCCATCCTAGAATGGGCGGTCCAAAACAGTTAG
- a CDS encoding MotA/TolQ/ExbB proton channel family protein has protein sequence MSTVLSDFSLLPLLFIKAPEFQMAVGLMYVLGETSFVGRAVLSTLFLASTLSWSVALYKLTSLRAAKEKNTRFVATFRQDQSPLRIYEEGIPFDGSPLFEVYKAGCEELCFQLLGTATVDKGLHSSATTNAKKISSRQIRPIVTAMEQATVESALQLESLMTILSTAVSGAPFLGLLGTVWGVMDVFAGIAVAGNVNLIAMAPGVAGALTTTVTGLLVAIPAMFAYNFLIVNIRSMIAQCENFAAEFSSEVEHRYVVCSDLL, from the coding sequence ATGAGCACCGTCCTTTCTGACTTCTCCTTGTTACCCCTATTATTCATTAAGGCGCCCGAGTTTCAAATGGCAGTTGGACTGATGTATGTCCTTGGCGAAACTAGTTTCGTAGGGCGCGCTGTGCTTTCGACCCTTTTTCTTGCCTCAACCCTTAGCTGGTCAGTGGCTCTATATAAGCTAACCAGCCTTCGAGCAGCCAAGGAGAAAAATACCCGCTTTGTTGCGACATTTCGCCAGGATCAGTCTCCACTCAGAATTTATGAAGAGGGGATTCCCTTTGACGGATCACCATTATTTGAAGTGTACAAGGCAGGATGTGAGGAATTATGCTTCCAACTACTGGGCACCGCAACCGTAGATAAAGGGCTGCATTCCAGTGCTACAACAAACGCAAAGAAAATTTCTTCCAGGCAGATACGTCCCATTGTCACTGCTATGGAGCAGGCAACCGTGGAGTCGGCACTTCAGCTAGAATCCCTTATGACCATCCTTTCTACGGCTGTTAGCGGAGCGCCATTTCTTGGCTTACTAGGAACAGTATGGGGAGTTATGGATGTATTTGCAGGAATTGCTGTAGCCGGCAACGTGAATCTTATAGCCATGGCTCCAGGTGTTGCGGGGGCATTAACTACCACTGTCACTGGTCTGCTAGTGGCAATCCCTGCTATGTTTGCTTATAACTTTCTTATTGTGAATATTCGATCCATGATTGCTCAATGCGAGAATTTTGCGGCTGAGTTTTCTTCGGAGGTTGAACACCGATACGTAGTCTGCAGTGATTTACTGTAA
- the thrS gene encoding threonine--tRNA ligase, translating into MTHKMTNLERLRHSCAHVLATAILRLWPNAQLATGPPVRDGFYYDVELSHQITPEDFPTLEEEMRTVINMNQPFESQEISREEALQLGQIGRLAALGKRSVSSKFKIDILRNIPEGEAIILYKNGDFIDLCAGPHVSTTSELGAFKLTHLASVFYRGDERNAQLQRVYGTAFHTQEELNAHFSLLKETKRRDHRKLGKELSLFLLDEEVGPGLVLWPPAGAIIRQELQNFIGEELRLQKYQQVFTPHVARLSLFRTSGHFPYYAQSQFPPLIENETLFTLAKESCSCAELTNYFQENRVDGFLLKPMNCPMHMRIFASHPHSYRELPIRLAEFGTVYRWEQSGELSGMTRVRGFTQDDAHIFCTEEQIDAEIQSCLLLVHKVLKIFSMQNYRVRIGLRDPSTKYIGSSENWSRAEKACRDAAIRLGITYSEELGEAAFYGPKTDFVVRDVLNREWQLGTIQVDFNLPLRCGLSYIGCDGKPHTPVVIHRAPLGSLERFVGILIEHFAGNFPLWIAPEQVRVLPISDRFFAFAQSTAEVLLGSDIRASVDTSSERISAKIRLAQLEKVPYMLIVGGSEQASGEVSVRSRKRGREGTMSIGEFQQRIQFEVKSYSL; encoded by the coding sequence ATGACGCATAAAATGACCAATCTTGAAAGGCTCCGGCATTCTTGTGCCCATGTTCTTGCTACTGCCATTCTCCGCCTCTGGCCAAATGCCCAACTAGCTACAGGTCCGCCAGTAAGAGATGGATTCTACTATGATGTTGAACTGAGTCACCAGATTACTCCAGAGGACTTTCCTACTCTCGAAGAGGAAATGCGTACTGTCATTAACATGAACCAGCCCTTTGAATCTCAAGAAATTAGCCGCGAAGAGGCTTTGCAACTTGGTCAAATTGGTAGGCTTGCCGCCTTGGGTAAGCGCTCGGTTAGCAGTAAGTTTAAAATCGATATTCTAAGGAATATCCCAGAAGGAGAGGCGATTATTCTCTATAAAAACGGTGACTTTATAGATCTTTGCGCTGGGCCGCACGTCTCTACTACTAGTGAGCTTGGAGCTTTCAAGCTTACACACCTTGCCAGCGTTTTTTACCGGGGAGATGAGCGTAACGCTCAGCTTCAGCGAGTGTATGGTACGGCTTTTCACACACAAGAAGAATTGAATGCCCACTTTTCCCTATTAAAGGAGACTAAAAGGCGTGACCATAGAAAACTTGGCAAGGAATTATCTCTCTTTCTTCTTGATGAAGAGGTTGGCCCAGGCCTTGTTCTTTGGCCACCAGCGGGCGCTATCATCCGTCAGGAACTCCAAAATTTTATTGGTGAGGAGCTTCGACTGCAAAAATACCAGCAAGTTTTTACCCCACACGTTGCAAGACTAAGCCTCTTTCGTACCTCAGGTCACTTCCCCTACTATGCACAGTCTCAGTTCCCCCCCCTCATCGAGAATGAAACCTTGTTTACTCTTGCAAAAGAAAGTTGCTCTTGTGCCGAGCTCACCAACTACTTTCAGGAAAATAGAGTAGATGGGTTTCTTCTCAAACCCATGAACTGCCCAATGCATATGAGGATTTTTGCCTCACATCCTCATTCTTACCGAGAACTTCCCATCCGTCTTGCTGAATTTGGTACGGTATACCGATGGGAGCAGTCTGGGGAACTCAGTGGTATGACACGAGTTCGCGGATTTACTCAGGACGACGCCCATATTTTCTGTACCGAAGAGCAAATCGATGCAGAAATCCAAAGCTGTCTCCTTCTCGTTCATAAGGTTCTAAAGATCTTTTCTATGCAAAATTATCGCGTCCGGATAGGACTGAGGGATCCCTCTACAAAATACATCGGCTCTTCTGAAAACTGGAGTCGTGCTGAAAAGGCTTGCCGAGATGCAGCTATAAGGTTAGGGATTACCTACTCAGAAGAATTGGGGGAGGCTGCCTTCTATGGACCGAAAACCGACTTCGTAGTCAGGGATGTTTTAAATCGTGAGTGGCAGCTTGGGACCATTCAGGTGGATTTTAACCTTCCTTTAAGATGTGGCTTGTCCTACATAGGCTGCGATGGAAAGCCGCATACCCCTGTTGTAATTCATAGGGCCCCGCTTGGCTCACTGGAACGCTTTGTGGGCATCCTTATCGAGCATTTTGCGGGTAATTTTCCTCTTTGGATTGCTCCAGAGCAGGTGCGCGTCCTGCCTATATCGGATAGGTTCTTTGCATTCGCCCAGTCCACTGCAGAAGTATTGCTAGGGTCTGATATCCGTGCTTCAGTAGATACGTCCTCTGAGAGGATCAGTGCCAAAATTCGTCTTGCCCAACTAGAAAAAGTTCCTTACATGCTTATCGTTGGAGGGAGTGAGCAGGCCTCCGGAGAGGTTTCTGTGCGAAGTCGAAAACGTGGCAGGGAAGGGACTATGTCCATCGGTGAATTTCAGCAACGAATCCAGTTTGAAGTTAAAAGTTACAGTCTATAA
- a CDS encoding Trm112 family protein, translated as MREAGALELEELNLRVCSGTLLNQLGQTVCQPLKAALIREDGNVAYPVRDDIPFLLLEEAITI; from the coding sequence TTGAGAGAAGCTGGCGCACTGGAACTTGAGGAGCTCAATTTGCGCGTCTGCTCTGGAACACTTCTCAATCAGCTAGGACAGACTGTCTGTCAGCCTCTGAAGGCCGCGCTCATCCGTGAAGATGGCAACGTGGCCTACCCCGTACGCGATGATATCCCCTTCCTCCTCCTCGAGGAGGCTATTACCATTTAA
- a CDS encoding NAD(P)H-dependent oxidoreductase: MANGSCGGERELSIKEHVLTQLRWRYATKRFNLTRKIPEEEWEVLEASLVLSPSSFGMEPWRFLIVTDSATRTRLVPAARNQTQVATAPHLVVFTAKQQVDLSDIDALVTRTARVRHISPGDLKELRNMVAGFVNSLSQTSLREWAMRQVYIALGQFITTAAILGIDACPMEGFIPEQVDEVLNLRKTGYGSVLLCPVGYRQTNDQHAQLAKVRRKAADVLMRI; this comes from the coding sequence ATGGCTAATGGTAGCTGTGGTGGGGAAAGAGAATTGAGCATAAAGGAGCATGTACTTACTCAGTTGCGCTGGCGTTACGCCACGAAGAGGTTTAATTTAACCCGGAAAATTCCAGAAGAAGAGTGGGAAGTTCTAGAGGCAAGCCTTGTTCTTTCTCCTTCTAGCTTCGGGATGGAGCCGTGGAGGTTCCTCATCGTTACCGACTCAGCGACACGTACTAGGTTGGTCCCAGCTGCGAGAAATCAGACACAGGTTGCCACCGCTCCGCATCTCGTGGTTTTCACTGCGAAGCAACAAGTTGATCTCTCTGATATAGATGCCCTTGTGACGCGCACCGCCCGGGTCCGCCACATTTCTCCAGGAGATCTAAAGGAGTTGAGAAACATGGTGGCTGGTTTTGTTAACAGCCTCTCGCAGACTTCTCTTCGCGAATGGGCCATGCGGCAAGTTTACATCGCGCTTGGTCAGTTTATAACGACGGCAGCCATCCTAGGGATAGATGCTTGCCCAATGGAAGGCTTTATTCCGGAACAAGTAGACGAGGTTTTAAATCTTCGTAAGACAGGCTACGGTAGTGTCCTTCTCTGTCCCGTAGGCTATCGCCAGACAAACGATCAACATGCTCAGTTGGCAAAAGTTCGCCGTAAAGCCGCTGACGTTCTCATGCGGATATGA
- a CDS encoding HAD family hydrolase produces the protein MQRVISSRRLFLFDIDGTLLTSAHAGKHALRDSMQSQFGIREDLTGIPLAGATDGAVAKALLAKNGIPVTQENTAFLLEGYLRHLSERIYYHPGNLMPGVLELLQYLSLRPDCVLGLLTGNLVRGAQIKLTFYGAWHFFEFGAFADDHDNRNELGNVARTRACKIYGIEFPPGHIYVVGDTPSDIDCGRAINAHTVAVATGEHSMEELSQFQPDFLFKDLLDTSSVLYSLLR, from the coding sequence ATGCAGAGAGTAATTTCTTCTAGACGTCTGTTTCTTTTTGACATTGATGGTACTCTCCTTACTTCTGCTCATGCCGGCAAGCATGCGCTGAGGGATAGCATGCAGAGCCAATTTGGTATCAGAGAAGACCTTACCGGCATCCCTCTTGCTGGAGCTACGGATGGGGCGGTTGCTAAAGCTTTATTAGCCAAAAACGGAATACCGGTTACTCAAGAGAATACTGCCTTCTTGCTAGAAGGATATCTTAGGCATCTTAGCGAGCGTATCTACTACCATCCAGGAAATCTCATGCCAGGAGTTCTAGAATTGCTCCAGTATCTGTCTCTGCGTCCTGACTGTGTGCTAGGTCTCCTTACTGGAAATCTCGTGCGAGGTGCCCAAATCAAGCTGACATTTTACGGTGCTTGGCATTTCTTTGAGTTTGGTGCCTTTGCAGACGACCATGACAACCGCAACGAGCTTGGAAACGTAGCTCGCACCCGCGCTTGCAAAATCTACGGAATCGAATTCCCACCCGGGCACATTTACGTTGTCGGAGACACCCCAAGCGACATTGACTGCGGAAGAGCCATCAATGCGCACACCGTGGCAGTCGCCACGGGGGAGCATTCTATGGAAGAACTGTCTCAATTTCAACCAGACTTTCTTTTCAAGGACCTTCTGGATACAAGCAGCGTGCTTTACTCACTACTCAGGTGA
- the ligA gene encoding NAD-dependent DNA ligase LigA, which yields MHPPLSKNVTEEIQRLRSKIRYHNYLYFGKAAPEISDREYDILYRQLCNLEALYPQEIPQDSPTQSLGGDDAPALQARHLTPMQSLDNTYSEAEILEFVKRSQKLLSGAPLSFVLEPKIDGVAISLLYRSGHLVRALTRGDGITGEDVTQNALTIRRIPRRLPSFCPEVVEIRGEVFLPRKVFSELNARRVKRGKPLFANPRNAAAGSLKQLDTKVAAARKLDAIFYGLGIWKDENNCQPETDKEFLELLKIWQFSLPPYIWKVKSPAEIFSAIHELEKLRHSLSFEIDGAVIKVNDFRQRDKLGSTTKAPRWAIAFKYESERAESLLKKISVQVGRTGVLTPVAELEPVSIGGCMVSRATLHNEGVIKRKDIREGDYVVIEKAGSIIPAIVGARKDLRSGQEQPFHMTERCPACRGELYQPPGQVLVRCINPQCPAQLQRRLEHFASRGAMDIGGLGKILITKMVKSGLTRKISDIYALKKSDFLLLGTGEKRAETLLCSILESKMRPLWRLIFALGILNVGTTCARALAFRYGSVARLREAKDLESVEDIGTVVASSIRQFFSDAESLCLLYELEKHGVQTAASFDSAQGIDRPLAGQTWVLTGSLSSPRKEIIYQICMRGGYIAESVSGKATYLLAGKNPGSKYGKARRLRIPILDEEEFQRMLKK from the coding sequence ATGCATCCACCGCTCTCAAAGAATGTCACAGAAGAAATCCAAAGATTGCGCTCGAAAATTAGATACCATAATTACCTTTATTTCGGGAAGGCAGCTCCTGAAATCTCTGATAGAGAGTACGATATTCTTTACCGTCAGTTATGCAACCTAGAGGCGCTCTATCCTCAGGAAATTCCACAAGATTCTCCTACACAGAGTCTCGGAGGAGACGATGCTCCTGCCCTGCAAGCTCGGCATCTCACACCTATGCAGAGTTTAGACAACACCTACTCGGAGGCTGAGATACTAGAGTTCGTCAAACGATCGCAAAAGCTCCTTTCTGGAGCACCTCTTTCATTTGTCTTGGAACCCAAAATCGACGGTGTGGCAATTTCACTCCTCTATAGAAGCGGGCACTTGGTCCGTGCCCTTACTCGAGGCGATGGAATTACAGGAGAGGATGTCACACAGAACGCTCTGACTATCAGAAGGATACCCCGTCGACTTCCCTCCTTTTGTCCAGAGGTTGTGGAAATCCGTGGAGAAGTGTTCTTACCACGTAAGGTTTTTTCCGAGCTCAATGCAAGAAGAGTAAAAAGGGGGAAACCTCTTTTCGCGAACCCTAGGAACGCTGCAGCAGGCTCCTTAAAGCAACTGGATACAAAGGTCGCTGCTGCCAGAAAACTAGATGCAATTTTCTATGGACTTGGGATATGGAAGGATGAAAATAATTGCCAGCCAGAAACTGACAAAGAATTTCTAGAGCTTTTAAAGATCTGGCAGTTCTCCCTCCCTCCATACATTTGGAAGGTGAAATCTCCGGCCGAAATTTTTTCCGCTATCCATGAATTAGAGAAATTACGGCATAGCCTTTCCTTCGAAATCGATGGCGCAGTTATCAAAGTGAATGATTTCAGGCAACGGGATAAGTTGGGATCTACTACTAAGGCCCCCCGGTGGGCCATCGCCTTCAAATACGAGTCAGAACGTGCCGAAAGCTTGCTTAAAAAAATTTCTGTTCAAGTAGGACGTACCGGAGTCCTTACTCCGGTAGCAGAATTAGAGCCCGTCTCTATCGGAGGATGTATGGTGAGCCGAGCAACCTTGCACAATGAGGGAGTAATTAAGCGCAAAGATATTCGGGAAGGAGATTATGTTGTGATAGAAAAGGCTGGTAGCATTATCCCTGCAATAGTAGGAGCTCGGAAAGATTTGCGAAGTGGTCAGGAGCAACCATTCCATATGACAGAGAGGTGTCCTGCGTGCCGGGGAGAGTTGTACCAACCCCCGGGACAAGTTCTCGTCCGCTGTATTAACCCACAGTGTCCTGCTCAGCTCCAACGCCGCTTAGAACACTTTGCTAGCCGTGGAGCGATGGATATTGGTGGCTTAGGAAAGATACTGATTACCAAAATGGTGAAGTCTGGCCTGACACGAAAGATTTCAGATATTTACGCTCTTAAAAAGTCAGACTTCCTACTATTAGGTACAGGGGAAAAGAGAGCGGAGACTCTTCTGTGCTCCATCCTTGAAAGTAAAATGCGTCCCCTTTGGAGGCTAATCTTTGCGCTGGGCATTTTGAATGTAGGTACTACTTGTGCTCGGGCACTAGCTTTCCGATATGGTTCTGTAGCTAGATTAAGGGAGGCTAAAGACCTAGAGAGCGTGGAAGATATTGGAACAGTAGTGGCTTCTAGCATCCGGCAGTTCTTTTCGGACGCTGAGTCCCTTTGTCTACTCTATGAGCTAGAGAAACACGGTGTTCAAACTGCTGCATCCTTTGATTCAGCACAGGGAATCGATCGTCCCTTGGCGGGTCAAACTTGGGTCCTGACAGGGAGTCTGAGCAGCCCACGCAAAGAAATTATCTATCAAATTTGTATGCGAGGAGGCTATATTGCAGAAAGCGTCAGTGGAAAGGCGACATATCTACTCGCTGGTAAGAATCCAGGCTCCAAATACGGAAAAGCTAGACGCTTGAGGATCCCTATCCTGGATGAAGAGGAATTTCAGAGGATGCTTAAAAAATGA
- the infC gene encoding translation initiation factor IF-3: MNERIRASEVRVVLASTNEQLGVMKFEDAICKAKDLGLDLVEVAPMANPPVCRITNYGKFRYDLSKQERDRKPHSGKVKEIKFRVNIDQHDYRTKLRHAEDFLDKNNKLKIYLQFRGREMAHKELGMLLIERVRADLQTMAHVDMEPKLIGRAISMTLSPLPVSKRKKKFLEEN, from the coding sequence ATTAACGAACGCATCCGTGCCAGTGAAGTTCGAGTTGTCCTAGCTTCTACCAACGAACAGCTTGGCGTGATGAAGTTTGAGGATGCCATATGTAAGGCTAAAGATCTAGGTTTAGACCTCGTGGAGGTTGCTCCAATGGCTAACCCGCCGGTTTGTCGGATTACAAATTATGGTAAATTCCGATACGACCTCTCTAAACAAGAGAGGGATCGCAAGCCTCATAGTGGTAAGGTTAAGGAAATTAAGTTTCGCGTTAATATTGACCAGCACGACTACCGTACCAAGCTACGCCACGCCGAAGATTTTCTTGATAAAAACAATAAGTTGAAGATTTACCTGCAATTTCGAGGACGTGAAATGGCTCATAAAGAACTTGGCATGCTCCTGATAGAGCGTGTTCGTGCTGACCTGCAAACCATGGCCCATGTGGATATGGAGCCAAAGCTTATCGGACGGGCAATCTCTATGACTCTTAGTCCACTTCCTGTTTCTAAGCGTAAGAAGAAATTCTTAGAGGAAAACTGA